One bacterium genomic window, GCGCAGGATCTTGTCGAGCGCCGCCAGCGAGACCAGCGTCGGAGCGGCATCTCCCGCCGGCGCCGGCAGGCTCTCGAGCTGACTGCCGGCACCACACAGACGGACCGGCCCGCTGCCGCCCGCGTGCATCCGCAGGAGGTCGGCCAGCGCGTCGTCGTTCTCCGGTCGGAGGCTCGCGGCGACCGGGAAGTCCACGCTCGGTTCGGTGGTCGGCTTCAACGCGGGTCTCCTCCGGATTCGAGCCGTGCCTCGGCATCCATCACCTGCTCGACGATCTTCGGCCACTTCGCGACCTCGCCGCACGCAGCGCGCGCCGGCAGCGCC contains:
- a CDS encoding FAD-binding protein — its product is MKPTTEPSVDFPVAASLRPENDDALADLLRMHAGGSGPVRLCGAGSQLESLPAPAGDAAPTLVSLAALDKILRLDPDDLTCSVEPGLRLADLATALREHGLCLPCPPAGATTVGGLFAAGRSLPEAPGALGARHLLLG